One window of the Perca flavescens isolate YP-PL-M2 chromosome 16, PFLA_1.0, whole genome shotgun sequence genome contains the following:
- the LOC114570687 gene encoding PH and SEC7 domain-containing protein 4: MLLMEEQNLCTSLPDVIDSVLQPPQQDSWTSIDHQYINGEQESIDLGDTELQINQEHGTDQLNPSPKAGRETPEETEQWEQIIWPVCPMTCTSPQLSFATVQWDIPDPSAETLSFMTDSSSASEADSGAVTSLDITSPSLHQSRAINAELYTREGKREEDGFDSWLQNSNLEWTETSSEPCDAADVQEPPTQEREDPTHELLDCNNEIAQRTDSEEEEGLLGTSDPETADLIDILKENEVSKDEADSFVDLKLEEEQEEPSILLTGQGESEEEQTSANGVEKEEEKEGEEEQIKVSCTEESDEAKTVSRLSDVELPAEPVQADDAGPTINPDKLIHLQQSELLEERRHSGTGEDVEIVERLHEDPTFQAEEPEMCQDVDQNLDPEQSEAADDSEEPSIQAADNAERIENLPEIVELTEKNCRFERRDSDQTTSQDVEDVDVQPEHAESEQFVTAEEPEQIQAEVTQDSEQSGLSQHLEQSPEMELTEESTHPENADLPEDSTQSQQAVCVEAEDPGVAEQQEQTEPSEQNEQTPQTTDLSQPTLSEQLVQPETDQSEITEHLSPETEVNQQTAEAEFNQVYKQAETSRQGEEVGGAEDRSGQTVVANGEQTKPSETAVPPINGEDVNREMACSLAERLFKLDGIQRVDVVKHLDKDNDFSRAVGEEYLKLFDFTGESLDHALRSFLKVVVLIGETQERERVLQHFACRFHQCNPDCFTSSEPVLALTCALMLLNTDLHGQNVGKSMSSSKFVSNLNGMNEEENFSKDLLKSLYNSIKSEPLEWAVDEEELKNSVLVDEDAGEDAPLRSRANPFQDVPHDKTAPVVKQGFLQRKLHADIDGKRTPWGKRGWKTFYGVLRGMVLYLQKDDYRRDQPTNEEVVSVHHSLAEQAADYTKKPHVFRLQTADWRIFLFQASSKVEMYSWISRINLVSALHSSPPFPAAVGSQRRFFRPILPCSQSAQTLERQLQSHAGMLESFEADLSYLQQNLPEGKKAKAKELEEHRVKAEYLHHEMCRYKIYIQGLEAWKSVRKTGRLSIADLNLFDKAVCADSVGQEEEDEGGLKKSHSSPSLDLEIAPSAVIKVRRNISERRTYRRPIIPRWVKEA; encoded by the exons ATGCTGCTAATGGAGGAGCAAAACTTGTGCACCTCTTTGCCAGATGTTATAGATTCAGTCCTTCAGCCGCCTCAACAAGACTCATGGACCTCTATCGACCACCAGTACATCAATGGAGAGCAGGAGAGCATTGATCTGGGCGACACAGAGCTACAGATAAACCAGGAACACGGGACAGATCAACTCAATCCCTCCCCAAAGGCAGGACGAGAGACTCCTGAGGAGACAGAACAATGGGAGCAGATAATATGGCCGGTGTGCCCCATGACCTGCACAAGTCCTCAGCTTTCCTTTGCCACAGTGCAGTGGGACATACCCGATCCCTCTGCGGAGACACTTTCATTCATGACTGACAGCAGCTCGGCCAGTGAGGCGGACTCTGGCGCTGTGACGAGTCTAGACATCACTTCCCCGTCACTTCACCAATCTCGAGCCATTAATGCTGAGCTTTACACGAGGGAGGGCAAAAGGGAAGAAGATGGGTTTGATTCATGGCTTCAGAACTCCAATTTAGAGTGGACAGAAACCAGCTCAGAG CCATGTGATGCTGCAGATGTGCAAGAGCCACCGACACAGGAAAGGGAAGATCCAACACATGAGCTGTTAGACTGTAATAACG AAATTGCACAGAGGACGGActcagaagaagaggagggacTCTTAGGAACCTCAGATCCAGAAACTGCAGACTTAATTGATATTCTTAAAGAGAATGAAGTCTCAAAAGATGAAGCGGACAGTTTTGTAGATCTAAAACTagaagaggaacaggaggagcCCAGCATTCTGCTGACTGGACAGGGAGAATCAGAGGAAGAGCAAACTTCTGCAAATGGTGttgagaaagaggaggaaaaagagggagaagaggagcaGATAAAAGTGTCCTGTACTGAAGAGAGTGATGAGGCAAAAACTGTCAGTCGTCTGAGTGATGT GGAGCTTCCTGCAGAGCCAGTACAAGCTGACGATGCTGGACCAACCATAAACCCAGATAAGCTAATTCATCTGCAGCAGTCAGAGCTTTTGGAGGAAAGGCGGCACTCAGGGACTGGAGAGGACGTAGAGATAGTAGAACGGTTACATGAAGATCCCACATTTCAGGCTGAAGAGCCAGAAATGTGTCAAGATGTAGATCAGAACTTGGACCCTGAACAGTCAGAGGCTGCGGACGACAGCGAAGAACCATCGATACAGGCGGCAGATAATGCAGAGAGAATAGAAAACTTACCAGAGATAGTAGAGCTGACTGAAAAAAACTGTCGTTTTGAGCGACGAGATAGTGACCAAACGACCTCACAGGACGTAGAGGACGTAGACGTACAGCCTGAACACGCCGAATCCGAGCAGTTTGTGACAGCCGAAGAGCCAGAGCAGATCCAAGCAGAGGTGACACAAGACTCGGAGCAGTCAGGACTGTCGCAACATCTGGAACAGTCACCAGAGATGGAACTGACAGAAGAGTCAACCCATCCTGAAAATGCAGACCTGCCAGAGGACTCCACTCAGTCGCAGCAGGCAGTTTGTGTCGAAGCTGAAGACCCCGGAGTGGCAGAGCAGCAAGAACAGACGGAGCCATCCGAGCAAAATGAGCAGACGCCGCAAACGACCGACTTGTCTCAGCCAACGCTCTCCGAGCAGCTTGTGCAGCCAGAGACAGACCAGTCAGAAATAACAGAACATCTGTCTCCCGAGACCGAGGTCAATCAGCAGACAGCAGAGGCCGAGTTCAATCAGGTGTACAAACAAGCTGAGACGTCACGTCAGGGTGAAGAAGTAGGAGGTGCTGAGGATAGATCCGGGCAAACAGTTGTTGCAAATGGAGAGCAAACCAAACCCTCTGAGACTGCAGTGCCTCCTATTAATGGAGAAGACGTGAACAGAGAGATGGCCTGCAGCCTCGCTGAACGGCTGTTTAAGTTGGATGGGATCCAACGTGTGGACGTGGTGAAGCACTTAGACAAAGA tAATGACTTCAGTCGTGCTGTCGGGGAGGAATACCTCAAACTCTTTGACTTCACCGGGGAAAGTCTCGATCATGCCCTGAG ATCTTTTTTGAAGGTGGTGGTACTGATAGGAGAGACTCAGGAGAGAGAGCGAGTGCTGCAGCATTTCGCCTGCCGCTTCCATCAGTGCAACCCTGACTGCTTTACCTCTTCAG AGCCTGTATTGGCTCTCACATGTGCTTTGATGCTTCTCAACACTGACTTGCATGGACAG AATGTAGGAAAATCCATGTCCTCATCTAAATTCGTATCCAACCTCAATGGGatgaatgaagaagaaaactTCAGCAAGGATCTCTTAAAG AGTCTTTACAATTCCATAAAGAGTGAGCCGCTGGAGTGGGCTGT TGACGAGGAGGAGTTGAAGAACTCTGTGTTGGTGGACGAAGACGCAGGAGAAGATGCGCCGCTGCGTTCAAGAGCCAACCCCTTCCAGGACGTTCCTCATGACAAAACGGCCCCTGTGGTCAAACAGGGATTCCTCCAGAGGAAGCTGCATGCTGACATTGACGGCAAACGCA CTCCATGGGGGAAGAGAGGCTGGAAGACTTTCTATGGAGTGCTGAGGGGAATGGTCCTTTACTTACAGAAG gatgaTTACAGGAGGGATCAGCCGACTAACGAGGAGGTGGTGAGTGTGCACCACTCTCTGGCCGAGCAGGCGGCCGACTACACCAAGAAGCCACACGTCTTCCGTTTGCAGACGGCTGACTGGAGGATTTTCCTCTTTCAGGCCTC ATCCAAAGTGGAGATGTATTCATGGATCAGCCGCATCAACCTGGTTTCGGCTCTTCACTCCTCGCCTCCGTTCCCCGCCGCCGTCGGCTCTCAGAGGAGGTTCTTCAGACCGATCCTCCCCTGCTCACAGTCTGCTCAAACTCTG GAACGCCAGCTGCAGTCTCATGCAGGAATGTTGGAGTCCTTCGAGGCAGACTTGTCTTACCTGCAGCAAAACCTGCCAGAGGGCAAAAAAGCCAAGGCCAAGGAGCTGGAGGAGCATCGCGTCAAAGCGGAGTACCTGCACCACGAG ATGTGTCGCTATAAGATCTACATCCAGGGGCTGGAGGCCTGGAAGAGCGTGAGGAAGACCGGTAGGTTGAGCATCGCAGACCTGAACCTGTTTGATAAAGCAGTGTGTGCAGACTCTGTGGGgcaagaagaggaggatgaaggcgGGCTGAAAAAGTCCCACTCCAGCCCTTCTTTGGACCTGGAGATTGCTCCTTCAGCGGTGATCAAAGTCAGACGCAACATTTCAGAAAGACGGACTTATCGCAGGCCCATCATTCCTCGGTGGGTCAAAGAGGCCTGA